Proteins encoded within one genomic window of Gemmatimonadota bacterium:
- a CDS encoding PadR family transcriptional regulator — MDEGMSRFEYHVLLALAEGPLHGYAVTSAVETESDGAVRPRAGSLYRVLARLMGWGWVEEAEPVHPDEPHPGRTRRYYALTAHGRAALAAESRRLRRAAALAERRLRAAEGSS, encoded by the coding sequence GTGGACGAAGGGATGAGCCGCTTCGAGTACCATGTGCTGCTGGCCCTGGCGGAAGGGCCGCTCCACGGGTACGCGGTGACCAGCGCGGTCGAGACCGAATCGGACGGGGCCGTGCGACCGCGCGCCGGCTCGCTGTACCGGGTCCTGGCGCGCTTGATGGGGTGGGGGTGGGTGGAGGAAGCCGAGCCCGTGCATCCGGACGAGCCCCACCCCGGCCGCACCCGCCGTTACTACGCGTTGACCGCCCACGGCCGGGCGGCGCTGGCGGCCGAGTCGCGCCGGCTGCGGCGGGCTGCCGCCCTGGCCGAGCGCCGCCTGCGAGCGGCCGAGGGGAGCTCGTGA